The Saccharothrix variisporea genome has a segment encoding these proteins:
- a CDS encoding type VII secretion target has protein sequence MSGFKVQAAQLRTFAGGQEGRQSEIEAVANSVAGVDLGGDTFGQLLQFFAGDAQEAAAQTVEAIKALAAAHGEAAGDTILTAVDYENVEDGNRQTFGGGA, from the coding sequence ATGAGCGGCTTCAAGGTGCAGGCGGCTCAGTTGCGCACGTTCGCGGGCGGGCAGGAGGGGCGGCAGAGCGAGATCGAGGCGGTGGCGAACAGCGTCGCCGGTGTCGACCTGGGCGGCGACACGTTCGGGCAGCTGCTCCAGTTCTTCGCCGGCGACGCCCAGGAGGCGGCGGCGCAGACCGTGGAGGCGATCAAGGCGTTGGCGGCGGCCCACGGCGAGGCGGCGGGCGACACGATCCTGACGGCCGTCGACTACGAGAACGTCGAGGACGGCAACCGGCAGACCTTCGGCGGGGGTGCGTGA
- a CDS encoding NAD(P)-dependent malic enzyme, which produces MTAVNDHSTTTRLTDEEIFRAHEGGKLGVGITASLADPRALSIAYTPGVARVSRAIADDASLAAKYTWAHRLVAVVSDGTAVLGLGDIGASASLPVMEGKAALFKTFGGLDSIPLVLDTTDVDEIVETLVRLRPSFGAVNLEDVAAPRCFELERRLIEALDVPVMHDDQHGTAVVVLAALRGANAVLDKDIANQRVVISGAGAAGVACAKILLAAGIGEVTVVDSRGIVHTGRAGLNPVKEELAAVTNGSGLRGGIAEALRGADVFVGVSSSLVEEELIASMSGDSIVFALSNPDPEVHPDVAGRHAAIVATGRSDFPNQINNVLAFPGIFRGALDAGAKRITEGMKLAAADAIAAVAADDLAADRIVPSALDPRVGPEVAAAVALAARQDGVA; this is translated from the coding sequence GTGACCGCAGTGAACGACCATTCCACGACCACCCGTTTGACCGACGAAGAGATCTTCCGGGCCCACGAGGGCGGCAAGCTCGGCGTGGGCATCACCGCCTCGCTCGCCGACCCGCGCGCCCTGTCCATCGCCTACACGCCGGGCGTGGCCCGGGTCAGCCGCGCCATCGCCGACGACGCCTCGCTGGCCGCGAAGTACACCTGGGCGCACCGCCTGGTCGCCGTGGTCAGCGACGGCACCGCGGTCCTCGGCCTGGGCGACATCGGCGCCAGCGCCTCGCTGCCGGTCATGGAGGGCAAGGCGGCGCTGTTCAAGACCTTCGGCGGCCTGGACTCGATCCCGCTGGTGCTGGACACCACGGACGTGGACGAGATCGTGGAGACGCTGGTCCGGCTGCGCCCGTCGTTCGGCGCGGTGAACCTGGAGGACGTCGCCGCCCCGCGCTGCTTCGAGCTGGAGCGGCGGCTGATCGAGGCCCTCGACGTCCCGGTCATGCACGACGACCAGCACGGCACCGCCGTCGTCGTCCTGGCCGCGCTGCGCGGTGCGAACGCCGTGCTGGACAAGGACATCGCGAACCAGCGGGTGGTCATCTCCGGTGCCGGCGCGGCGGGTGTGGCGTGCGCGAAGATCCTGCTGGCGGCGGGCATCGGCGAGGTCACCGTGGTCGACTCGCGCGGCATCGTGCACACCGGGCGCGCGGGCCTGAACCCGGTCAAGGAGGAGCTGGCCGCGGTCACCAACGGCTCCGGCCTGCGCGGCGGCATCGCGGAGGCGCTGCGCGGCGCCGACGTGTTCGTCGGCGTGTCCTCGTCGCTGGTCGAGGAGGAGCTGATCGCGAGCATGTCCGGCGACTCGATCGTGTTCGCGCTGTCCAACCCCGACCCGGAGGTCCACCCGGACGTGGCCGGGCGGCACGCGGCGATCGTCGCCACCGGGCGCAGCGACTTCCCCAACCAGATCAACAACGTCCTCGCGTTCCCCGGCATCTTCCGCGGCGCCCTGGACGCGGGCGCGAAGCGGATCACCGAGGGCATGAAGCTGGCCGCCGCCGACGCCATCGCGGCGGTCGCCGCCGACGACCTCGCGGCCGACCGGATCGTGCCCAGCGCGCTGGACCCGCGGGTCGGACCCGAAGTCGCCGCGGCCGTGGCCTTGGCAGCTCGGCAGGACGGAGTAGCCTGA
- a CDS encoding ABC transporter permease: MLLDHVVLSLLPLVFAVVLAVVLGLVCHRYRRVNGFLVGLSNVVYTIPSLALFAIIPAVIGTQVLDPANVVIALTVYTTALLVRPVVDALDAVPAHVTAAATAMGFRPWRRFLTVELPLSVPVLAAGVRVGSVSNISLVSVGALIGTGGLGTLFTDGFRQRYLAPIVIGIVLTLVLALVVDLLLVALRNALTPWARAGRA, translated from the coding sequence ATGCTGCTCGACCACGTCGTGCTGTCGTTGCTGCCGCTGGTGTTCGCGGTCGTGCTGGCCGTGGTGCTGGGGCTGGTGTGCCACCGGTACCGGCGGGTCAACGGGTTCCTGGTCGGACTGTCCAACGTGGTCTACACGATCCCGTCGCTGGCGCTGTTCGCGATCATCCCGGCGGTCATCGGCACGCAGGTGCTGGACCCGGCCAACGTCGTGATCGCCCTCACCGTCTACACCACCGCGCTGCTGGTCCGACCCGTCGTGGACGCGCTGGACGCCGTGCCCGCGCACGTCACCGCCGCCGCCACCGCGATGGGTTTCCGGCCGTGGCGGCGGTTCCTGACCGTGGAGCTGCCGCTGTCCGTGCCGGTGCTCGCGGCGGGCGTGCGGGTCGGGTCGGTGAGCAACATCAGCCTGGTCAGCGTCGGTGCCCTGATCGGCACCGGCGGCCTGGGCACCCTGTTCACGGACGGGTTCCGCCAGCGCTACCTCGCGCCGATCGTCATCGGGATCGTGCTGACCCTGGTCCTCGCGCTCGTCGTGGACCTGCTGCTGGTGGCGCTGCGCAACGCGCTCACCCCGTGGGCGAGGGCGGGCCGCGCATGA
- a CDS encoding WXG100 family type VII secretion target, with amino-acid sequence MADGLMTGFASGDDAGFWSPDNFAGAGPAESVVQFADSLKRAGEGDFAEIGMNAAAVGLDVLSAAIDPLGTLATAGIGWLIEHISFLREPLDWLAGDGDKIKAAVTTWNQAASALDRIAQDQHNAVETQVSGWEQGAADRFRASQGQLVGETLAMSKACVGVAEQVATAGTITAAVRGMIRDLIAMFIWEVIRNAVIALASSVVSFGSSVAAFAAWTVGRAAVVLGKITKQVAKLMRLVMRIASRLKGLFAKVGDMLKGLARFGKGGRGAGGVTRAADAPGTPRFQGLDDAAKRMEDWGNSRPSLADAGNKAKEGFREFGTAYRDAGNTWNKATEGVTVPGANRYQGAADAYAPFKPITRADGTGVSPHSVPDVMGGGFQTKMGADILRETSKQDELENEGVPKDQRDTFKRMTGHLDG; translated from the coding sequence ATGGCGGACGGACTCATGACCGGGTTCGCCAGTGGTGACGACGCGGGCTTCTGGTCACCCGACAACTTCGCCGGGGCCGGGCCCGCCGAATCGGTCGTCCAGTTCGCCGACTCGTTGAAGCGCGCCGGTGAGGGCGACTTCGCCGAAATCGGCATGAACGCGGCGGCGGTGGGCCTGGACGTGCTGAGCGCGGCGATCGACCCGCTGGGCACCCTGGCCACCGCCGGGATCGGCTGGCTCATCGAGCACATCAGCTTCCTGCGGGAGCCGCTGGACTGGCTGGCCGGCGACGGCGACAAGATCAAGGCCGCGGTCACCACGTGGAACCAGGCCGCGTCGGCGCTGGACCGCATCGCCCAGGACCAGCACAACGCGGTGGAAACGCAGGTCAGCGGCTGGGAGCAGGGCGCGGCCGACCGGTTCCGCGCCAGCCAGGGGCAGCTCGTCGGCGAGACGCTGGCCATGAGCAAAGCGTGCGTCGGCGTCGCCGAGCAGGTGGCGACGGCGGGCACGATCACGGCGGCGGTGCGCGGCATGATCCGCGACCTGATCGCGATGTTCATCTGGGAGGTCATCCGCAACGCGGTCATCGCGCTGGCGTCGTCGGTGGTGAGCTTCGGCAGCTCGGTGGCGGCGTTCGCGGCGTGGACGGTCGGCCGGGCGGCGGTGGTGCTGGGCAAGATCACCAAGCAGGTCGCGAAGCTCATGCGCCTGGTCATGCGGATCGCGAGCCGGCTGAAGGGCCTGTTCGCCAAGGTCGGCGACATGCTCAAGGGCCTGGCGCGGTTCGGCAAGGGCGGCCGGGGCGCGGGCGGTGTCACGCGGGCCGCCGACGCGCCGGGCACGCCTCGGTTCCAGGGCCTGGACGACGCGGCGAAGCGCATGGAGGACTGGGGCAACTCCCGGCCGTCGCTCGCGGACGCGGGCAACAAGGCCAAGGAAGGGTTCCGGGAGTTCGGCACCGCCTACCGCGACGCGGGCAACACGTGGAACAAGGCCACCGAGGGCGTCACGGTGCCCGGCGCCAACCGGTACCAGGGCGCGGCCGACGCCTATGCGCCGTTCAAGCCGATCACCCGCGCCGATGGCACAGGGGTGTCGCCGCACTCCGTGCCCGACGTCATGGGCGGCGGCTTCCAGACCAAGATGGGCGCCGACATCCTGCGCGAGACCTCCAAACAGGACGAGTTGGAGAACGAGGGCGTGCCGAAGGATCAGCGGGACACGTTCAAGCGGATGACGGGACACCTGGACGGATGA
- a CDS encoding ABC transporter ATP-binding protein — protein MIEFRDVTKRFDDGTIAVNGLSLVVEAGTITVFVGPSGCGKTTSLRMVNRMIDPTSGTVLVDGRDVLSVDPPTLRRGIGYVIQQAGLFPHRTVLDNVATVPLLSGWSKAKARSRAAELLELVGLPAELGKRYPVQLSGGQQQRVGVARALAADPPVLLMDEPFSAVDPVVREGLQDELLRLQAELDKTIVFVTHDIDEAVRIGEKVAVFREGGILAQYAPPAELLASPADDFVASFVGKDRGYRSLSFVDPSGVEIGTVKTVSEPAAAGEWQLVVDADGHPQGWVAPDGTVLPGGSLYVVGTPIRGALDAALSSPSGLGVAVDEHGRYAGVVTARQVLDVIESHRRG, from the coding sequence GTGATCGAGTTCCGCGACGTGACCAAGCGGTTCGACGACGGGACCATCGCGGTGAACGGCCTGTCCCTGGTGGTCGAGGCCGGGACGATCACGGTGTTCGTCGGCCCGTCCGGCTGCGGCAAGACGACCTCGCTGCGCATGGTCAACCGCATGATCGACCCCACCTCGGGCACGGTCCTGGTGGACGGGCGGGACGTCCTGTCCGTCGACCCGCCGACGCTGCGCCGGGGCATCGGGTACGTCATCCAGCAGGCGGGCCTGTTCCCGCACCGCACGGTCCTGGACAACGTGGCCACCGTGCCGCTGCTGTCGGGCTGGTCCAAGGCGAAGGCCCGCTCGCGCGCCGCCGAGCTGCTGGAACTGGTGGGCCTGCCCGCCGAACTGGGCAAGCGCTACCCCGTGCAGCTCTCCGGCGGCCAGCAGCAGCGCGTGGGCGTGGCGCGGGCGCTGGCGGCGGACCCGCCCGTGCTGCTGATGGACGAGCCGTTCAGCGCCGTGGACCCCGTGGTGCGCGAGGGGTTGCAGGACGAGCTGCTGCGGTTGCAGGCCGAACTGGACAAGACGATCGTCTTCGTCACCCACGACATCGACGAGGCCGTGCGCATCGGCGAGAAGGTGGCGGTGTTCCGCGAGGGCGGCATCCTGGCGCAGTACGCGCCGCCCGCCGAGCTGCTCGCGAGCCCGGCCGACGACTTCGTGGCCTCCTTCGTGGGCAAGGACCGGGGCTACCGCAGCCTGTCCTTTGTGGATCCTTCGGGCGTGGAGATCGGCACCGTGAAGACGGTGTCCGAACCGGCCGCCGCCGGCGAGTGGCAGCTCGTCGTGGACGCCGACGGGCACCCGCAGGGCTGGGTCGCGCCGGACGGGACCGTGCTGCCCGGCGGTTCGCTCTACGTGGTCGGCACGCCGATCCGGGGCGCTCTGGACGCCGCGCTGTCCTCGCCGTCCGGCCTGGGCGTGGCGGTGGACGAGCACGGCCGGTACGCGGGGGTCGTGACCGCTCGGCAGGTGTTGGACGTGATCGAGAGCCATCGCCGTGGGTGA
- a CDS encoding YbaB/EbfC family nucleoid-associated protein yields the protein MEPERMIADLEARANDLARRSEEMQQQIQQTSATLRSPDGAVTVTVAPNGSLQHIEFSPRVGDFSHVQLGQVVMTTVRRAQAQAASQVAAIVEPEFGGTEAMDFLTSFIPQVEEEPPPTPAEDGSVLRDTGWGAPPPRPARPAARPAAPDDDDFGGSVLR from the coding sequence GTGGAACCGGAACGGATGATCGCCGACTTGGAGGCGCGGGCGAACGATCTCGCGCGCCGGTCGGAGGAGATGCAGCAGCAGATCCAGCAGACTTCGGCGACCTTGCGCTCGCCGGACGGGGCCGTGACCGTCACGGTCGCGCCGAACGGGTCGTTGCAGCACATCGAGTTCTCACCGCGCGTGGGCGACTTCTCGCACGTCCAGTTGGGCCAGGTGGTCATGACCACCGTGCGGCGGGCCCAGGCGCAGGCCGCGTCGCAGGTGGCGGCCATCGTGGAACCCGAGTTCGGCGGCACGGAGGCGATGGACTTCCTGACCTCCTTCATCCCGCAGGTGGAGGAGGAACCGCCGCCCACGCCGGCCGAGGACGGCAGCGTGCTGCGCGACACCGGCTGGGGAGCACCGCCGCCACGCCCGGCCCGCCCGGCGGCGCGGCCCGCGGCACCCGATGACGACGACTTCGGGGGGTCGGTGCTGCGATGA
- a CDS encoding bifunctional diguanylate cyclase/phosphodiesterase yields MPKRVGRAPVVLDSARPAPPVALDGIPLAEGPSLLVDPKGVVMRANDAVAVLAKAHSADELVGRALGELLVGAAPDLRLRQSDGGLLPVRVVRSAVPGTGLHAVLLVDVSDLAKAADELRDEQRRLRTVQRVAQIGSWEYDPTTGVTVWSESHYEMLGLKPGEVTPGAQAVLDVVHPDDYDMVAGYWANRELDGNPIDIVYRIVRPGGDLRWIRGVAEAKLRADGRTQFITGYIRDITSQLTTDRALETERGRLLEAQRIARIGSWSYEMPTKAVHRSEVLLEMYADLGIAPNDDLLCGVHPEDRAELESLRRELLHAKDDQPFEAEVRSEFGDRVYICRARAEFESGRIVRVHGTIQDVTEARALERQLRDDRRRLADAQRAAQLGVWEWNLQTGDVVWSDMLADLFGVPRDEHTRYQTYLDLVHPDDRGWVDELWQQLATDEVPVQCEHRIVRRDGKVRVFRSHGVVVKGPDGRPLAVGTAQDITEQRAAETRMKRSSQRFADLVQLTPVGIGLFDEAERLVDANDALCDLLGMDLEQLRGMTAAQMTHPDDQENRLHSVSRMTQMGADRVHKIPQRILVRPDGERVYCELHIALSVQDDGRRFWLTVFQDITERRRTAEALRHQATHDELTGLPNRALVKEMLTTLLDSEDRSRVAVLFCDIDNFKRVNDSLGHDAGDELLVALARRLEGGLPEGCTAARLSGDEYVIICENIDKVGGVDALATKVAGLLRTAVPVHGQLVRVSASIGAAVPNGSRATGNDLLRFADAAMFEAKRSGAGRVSLASAALIASADRQVHLEGQLRDALAHDGLALHFQPVVGVDGSVQTAEALVRWPHPDRGLLPPDIFLPVAEQGDLLRELDRWVLRTALKEAATWPAPNDQPVSVAVNLAGLVPGDPEFVDIVANAIAEAGIPWDRVVLELVETALVDLPSRVRQSMDELVGRGIRFAVDDFGTGYSSLARLKDLPAQIIKVDRRFVSGVGNDSSDFAVARAVVDMARAMGRKCVAEGVETATQFHVLRGVGVDAYQGWLFSRPVPPKEFRAVLALGPLHIPRAG; encoded by the coding sequence GTGCCCAAGCGGGTTGGACGCGCTCCGGTGGTGCTCGACAGTGCACGCCCCGCGCCACCGGTCGCGCTGGACGGCATCCCGCTGGCCGAGGGACCTTCACTTCTGGTCGACCCCAAGGGCGTCGTGATGCGCGCCAACGACGCCGTCGCGGTGCTCGCGAAAGCGCATTCCGCGGACGAGCTGGTCGGCCGCGCCCTGGGTGAACTCCTCGTGGGCGCCGCCCCGGACCTGCGGTTGCGCCAGTCCGACGGAGGGCTGCTGCCGGTCCGCGTGGTGCGCAGCGCCGTGCCCGGCACCGGTCTGCACGCCGTGCTGCTGGTCGACGTCTCCGACCTGGCCAAGGCCGCCGACGAGCTGCGCGACGAGCAGCGGCGGTTGCGCACCGTGCAGCGGGTCGCCCAGATCGGGTCGTGGGAGTACGACCCGACCACCGGCGTCACCGTCTGGTCCGAGTCGCACTACGAGATGCTGGGCCTCAAGCCGGGCGAGGTCACCCCGGGCGCGCAGGCCGTGCTGGACGTCGTGCACCCCGACGACTACGACATGGTCGCGGGCTACTGGGCCAACCGCGAGCTGGACGGCAACCCGATCGACATCGTCTACCGGATCGTCCGACCCGGCGGCGACCTGCGCTGGATCCGGGGCGTCGCCGAGGCCAAGCTGAGAGCCGACGGCCGGACCCAGTTCATCACCGGGTACATCCGGGACATCACCTCCCAGCTCACCACCGACCGCGCCCTGGAGACCGAGCGCGGCCGGCTGCTCGAAGCGCAGCGCATCGCGCGCATCGGCAGCTGGAGCTACGAGATGCCCACCAAGGCCGTGCACCGCAGCGAAGTGCTGCTGGAGATGTACGCCGACCTGGGCATCGCGCCCAACGACGACCTGCTGTGCGGGGTGCACCCCGAGGACCGCGCCGAGCTGGAGTCCCTGCGCCGCGAGCTGCTGCACGCCAAGGACGACCAGCCCTTCGAGGCCGAGGTGCGCAGCGAGTTCGGCGACCGCGTCTACATCTGCCGCGCGCGGGCCGAGTTCGAGTCCGGCCGGATCGTCCGCGTGCACGGCACCATCCAGGACGTCACCGAGGCCCGCGCGCTGGAGCGCCAGCTGCGCGACGACCGCCGCCGCCTGGCCGACGCGCAGCGCGCCGCCCAGCTGGGCGTGTGGGAGTGGAACCTGCAGACCGGCGACGTCGTGTGGTCGGACATGCTGGCCGACCTGTTCGGCGTGCCGCGCGACGAGCACACCCGCTACCAGACCTACCTCGACCTCGTGCACCCCGACGACCGCGGCTGGGTGGACGAGCTGTGGCAGCAGCTCGCGACCGACGAGGTGCCGGTCCAGTGCGAGCACCGGATCGTGCGCCGCGACGGCAAGGTGCGCGTGTTCCGCAGCCACGGCGTGGTGGTGAAGGGTCCGGACGGCCGGCCGCTGGCCGTGGGCACCGCGCAGGACATCACCGAGCAGCGCGCCGCCGAGACCCGGATGAAGCGCTCCAGCCAGCGCTTCGCCGACCTGGTGCAGCTCACCCCGGTCGGCATCGGCCTGTTCGACGAGGCCGAGCGGCTGGTGGACGCCAACGACGCCCTGTGCGACCTGCTCGGCATGGACCTGGAGCAGCTGCGCGGCATGACCGCGGCGCAGATGACCCACCCCGACGACCAGGAGAACCGGCTGCACTCGGTGAGCCGCATGACCCAGATGGGCGCGGACCGGGTGCACAAGATCCCGCAGCGCATCCTGGTCCGGCCCGACGGCGAGCGGGTCTACTGCGAGCTGCACATCGCGCTGTCCGTGCAGGACGACGGCCGCCGGTTCTGGCTGACGGTCTTCCAGGACATCACCGAGCGCCGCCGCACCGCCGAGGCGTTGCGCCACCAGGCCACGCACGACGAGCTGACCGGTCTGCCGAACCGGGCGCTGGTCAAGGAGATGCTGACGACCCTGCTGGACTCCGAGGACCGCTCGCGGGTGGCGGTGTTGTTCTGCGACATCGACAACTTCAAGCGGGTCAACGACTCCTTGGGCCACGACGCCGGTGACGAGTTGCTGGTGGCGTTGGCGCGGCGGTTGGAGGGCGGGTTGCCGGAGGGGTGCACGGCGGCCCGGTTGTCCGGCGACGAGTACGTGATCATCTGCGAGAACATCGACAAGGTCGGTGGCGTGGACGCGTTGGCCACCAAGGTCGCCGGGTTGCTGCGCACGGCCGTTCCGGTGCACGGGCAGCTGGTGCGGGTGTCGGCGTCAATAGGTGCTGCGGTGCCGAACGGCTCTCGTGCCACGGGCAACGACCTGCTGCGCTTCGCCGACGCGGCCATGTTCGAGGCCAAGCGGTCCGGCGCGGGCCGGGTGTCGTTGGCGTCGGCGGCGTTGATCGCCTCCGCCGACCGGCAGGTGCACCTGGAGGGCCAGCTGCGGGACGCGTTGGCGCACGACGGTTTGGCGCTGCACTTCCAGCCCGTGGTGGGCGTGGACGGGTCGGTGCAGACCGCCGAGGCGCTGGTCCGGTGGCCGCACCCGGACCGCGGTCTGTTGCCGCCGGACATCTTCCTGCCGGTGGCCGAACAGGGCGACTTGTTGCGCGAGCTGGACCGGTGGGTGCTGCGGACGGCGCTGAAGGAGGCCGCGACCTGGCCCGCGCCCAACGACCAGCCGGTGTCCGTGGCGGTGAACCTGGCCGGGCTCGTGCCCGGGGACCCGGAGTTCGTGGACATCGTTGCCAACGCCATCGCCGAGGCCGGCATCCCGTGGGACCGGGTCGTGCTGGAGCTGGTCGAGACCGCGCTGGTGGACCTGCCCTCGCGGGTGCGGCAGTCGATGGACGAGCTGGTCGGGCGCGGCATCCGGTTCGCGGTGGACGACTTCGGCACCGGCTACTCGTCGTTGGCGCGGTTGAAGGACCTGCCCGCCCAGATCATCAAGGTGGACCGGCGGTTCGTGTCGGGCGTGGGCAACGACTCGTCGGACTTCGCCGTCGCACGAGCGGTCGTGGACATGGCCCGCGCGATGGGCCGCAAGTGCGTGGCGGAGGGCGTGGAGACCGCGACCCAGTTCCACGTGCTGCGCGGTGTCGGCGTGGACGCCTACCAGGGCTGGCTGTTCTCCCGACCCGTGCCGCCCAAGGAATTCCGCGCCGTGCTGGCACTTGGTCCATTGCACATCCCCCGGGCCGGCTGA
- a CDS encoding bis-aminopropyl spermidine synthase family protein, whose amino-acid sequence MATELVRALLDARGVHSRKLRRVLTLLGDDWHTLADLVRVPAVPRRTVQELLKALDADLETSGDRMRITPSRVAEYADLMAGADPGDPVDALVSRNTAHLRSLLADIADVPPPLSALDHVQATAETALKRALWLDSQYDLAGRTLVCLGDHDLTSLAVTAVNPGVEVTVVDVDDRLLEYVEQRSGGRVRTLHADFRFGLPPTVAESADLVFSDPPYTPEGMALFAGRAIEALADPGSGRVLLAYGFSERTPVLGLKVQQELQKLGLVFEAILPAFHRFDGAQAIGSAADLYVCRPTARRSVSPGRVGIYTHGPQSVEASGPSAEALAALVDLAPRPESSPPPKPRQPGWAEPVGKGAASLAVDLTADPGPWLLRTLLACSPGRMAALVANNHPNVSSAAGQAELTSLVDTRFALRFLRSTPDGKHCVVVADQVLAGTLDAGGLAVREVLMRAHGKLGNVWREALTTVLRITKREARDLIGEQPVVEADLEERLIDLPRHRIAALLPLIRASAAR is encoded by the coding sequence GTGGCAACCGAACTGGTCCGTGCTCTGCTCGACGCCCGCGGCGTGCATTCCCGCAAGCTGCGCCGCGTGCTGACCCTGCTGGGTGACGACTGGCACACCCTGGCCGATTTGGTTCGGGTGCCCGCAGTGCCCCGCCGGACCGTGCAGGAGCTGCTGAAGGCGCTCGACGCGGACTTGGAGACCAGCGGCGACCGGATGCGCATCACGCCGTCGCGGGTGGCCGAGTACGCGGACCTGATGGCGGGTGCGGACCCCGGCGACCCGGTGGACGCCCTGGTGTCGCGCAACACCGCCCACCTGCGGTCGCTGCTGGCCGACATCGCCGACGTGCCGCCGCCGCTGTCCGCACTGGACCACGTGCAGGCCACGGCGGAGACGGCGTTGAAGCGCGCGCTGTGGCTGGACTCGCAGTACGACCTGGCCGGCCGGACCCTGGTGTGCCTGGGCGACCACGACCTGACCTCGCTCGCGGTGACGGCGGTGAACCCGGGCGTCGAGGTGACCGTGGTGGACGTGGACGACCGGCTGCTGGAGTACGTCGAGCAGCGCTCGGGCGGTCGCGTGCGGACGCTGCACGCGGACTTCCGGTTCGGGCTGCCGCCGACCGTGGCCGAGTCGGCGGACCTCGTGTTCAGCGACCCGCCGTACACGCCGGAGGGGATGGCGCTGTTCGCCGGGCGCGCGATCGAGGCGCTGGCCGACCCCGGGTCGGGGCGGGTGCTGCTGGCGTACGGGTTCAGCGAGCGGACGCCGGTGCTGGGGTTGAAGGTGCAGCAGGAGCTGCAGAAGCTCGGGCTGGTGTTCGAGGCGATCCTGCCCGCGTTCCACCGGTTCGACGGTGCCCAGGCCATCGGCAGCGCGGCCGACCTGTACGTGTGCCGCCCGACCGCCCGCCGGTCGGTGTCGCCGGGCCGGGTCGGCATCTACACCCACGGACCGCAGTCGGTCGAGGCGTCCGGGCCGAGCGCGGAGGCGCTGGCCGCGCTGGTGGACCTGGCACCGCGCCCGGAGTCGTCGCCGCCGCCCAAGCCCCGGCAGCCCGGGTGGGCCGAACCGGTCGGGAAGGGCGCGGCGTCGCTGGCCGTGGACCTCACCGCCGACCCCGGTCCGTGGCTGCTGCGCACGCTGCTGGCGTGCTCACCGGGCCGGATGGCCGCTTTGGTGGCCAACAACCACCCCAACGTGTCGTCGGCGGCGGGGCAGGCGGAGCTGACGTCGTTGGTGGACACGAGGTTCGCGCTGCGGTTCCTGCGGTCCACTCCGGACGGCAAGCACTGCGTGGTCGTCGCGGACCAGGTCCTCGCCGGTACGTTGGACGCCGGCGGGCTGGCCGTGCGGGAGGTGCTGATGCGGGCGCACGGCAAGCTGGGCAACGTGTGGCGGGAGGCGCTGACGACCGTGCTGCGGATCACCAAGCGCGAGGCGCGCGACCTCATCGGCGAGCAGCCCGTGGTCGAGGCCGACCTGGAGGAGCGCCTGATCGACCTGCCCCGCCACCGGATCGCGGCCCTGCTGCCCCTGATCCGCGCCTCGGCGGCCCGATGA
- a CDS encoding ABC transporter permease yields MIFVDAFAWLFDPLNWTGSKSIPVRIGVHLLYCLGAVLGASAIAVPLGLFVGHSGRGGLLLVGGSNALRALPTLGLVTFLYLVAGGGQIGVLIGLIVLAVPPILAGTYAGIQDVDRGVVDAARGMGMTDAQRLWRVELPNALPLLVGGLRNATLQVVATASVAAYVGIETLGRPLLDGLRVLDYGQFVGGAVLIALLAVLLDVLLALAGKLVVPRGLRLSAKPRRRVKQVEVGGSTA; encoded by the coding sequence ATGATCTTCGTCGACGCCTTCGCGTGGCTGTTCGACCCGCTCAACTGGACCGGGTCGAAGTCGATCCCGGTGCGGATCGGCGTCCACCTGCTGTACTGCCTGGGCGCGGTGCTGGGCGCGAGCGCGATCGCCGTGCCGCTGGGTTTGTTCGTCGGGCACAGCGGGCGCGGCGGGCTGCTGCTGGTCGGCGGCAGCAACGCGCTGCGCGCCCTGCCCACGCTGGGCCTGGTGACGTTCCTGTACCTGGTCGCCGGCGGCGGGCAGATCGGCGTGCTGATCGGCTTGATCGTGCTGGCCGTCCCACCGATCCTCGCGGGCACCTACGCGGGCATCCAGGACGTGGACCGCGGCGTCGTGGACGCGGCGCGCGGCATGGGCATGACCGACGCCCAACGGCTGTGGCGGGTGGAGCTGCCCAACGCGCTGCCGCTGCTGGTCGGCGGCCTGCGCAACGCCACGTTGCAGGTCGTGGCCACGGCATCGGTCGCCGCGTACGTGGGTATCGAGACGTTGGGCCGTCCGCTGCTGGACGGCCTGCGGGTCCTGGACTACGGGCAGTTCGTCGGCGGCGCGGTGCTCATCGCGCTGCTCGCGGTGCTGCTGGACGTGCTCCTAGCACTCGCGGGAAAGCTCGTCGTACCAAGGGGTTTGCGGCTGTCGGCCAAGCCGAGGCGCCGCGTCAAGCAGGTCGAAGTGGGAGGAAGCACGGCATGA